In Paludibacter propionicigenes WB4, the genomic window AAACTCAGGACGACTCATGGGTAACATTTCTGAGGCTGCATTCAGCTTCATAGTACATGATCCGAGAGAAATCATGGAATGTGTAAGTGAAATATCGCGTCGTTCCAGTTTCTTGATATAACGCATCATTTCAGTTTCGCTGCGATATAAATTGAACACTTCGTTAGTCAGGTATGGCGTTGAGCGTTCAAAACTTTCATCGAAAGATCTTAAATTTTCAAGGTCTTCTTCTGACGCATACACAGCGGCATTATTCACCGAGGTGGCAAAAATCTCAATCAATGTGTTTACATCATCAATATCGGTTGTTTCGTCAAAGCTGATACCTATTTCGCCTGTTTCGAAATAGCGGAAATTGACTTCGTAATCCAATGCAATAGCTTTCAAATCTTCAACCGAAACTTCTTCAGGCAAACTGATTTTCAATGTGTCGAAAAAGCTTTCGTTTTCCTGAGTATATCCATAAACCGGTAATATCTCATTAATATAAGTGGCTATGGCATGTATGCGTTGCGAAATGGCTTTAATACCTTCGGCACCATGATAGACGGTGTACATTCCTGCCATAGAAGCCAATAGCGCCTGGGCTGTACAAATATTTGATGTTGCTTTTTCTCTTTTTATATGTTGCTCGCGGGTTTGCAATGCCATTCGCAGTGCTGTTTTGCCGTTGGCATCTTTACTTATACCAATAATACGTCCCGGCATGTCGCGTTTAAATTCGTCGCGGGTAGCGAAATAAGCAGCTGATGGACCACCGAATCCCATAGGTATTCCCCAACGTTGAGTGGAACCAAAAACAATATCAGCTCCCCATTCTCCCGGAGGAGTTAATAGGGCTAAGCTCAGAATGTCGGCATCTACAGCCACTTTTGCACCTATAGCGTGCGCTTCGGCTACAAAGTCGGAATAATTCTCGATATTTCCGTTTGCGTTAGGATACTGAACGATAGCACCAAAGTTCTTTGAAGTAAACTTGTAAGTGGAAAAATCTCCGATTTCAAGTTTGATGCCTTGCGCTTCGGCACGCGTACGAAGTACAGCCAGAACAGATGGGAAAGTAGCCTGATCTACAAAAAGAATATTTGCTTCATTTTTCACCTGTTCTCTGCTGCGAAGATTCAGCATCATGGTGGCAGCCTCGGCGGCGGCAGTTGCTTCATCTAGCAACGAAGCATTAGCCAATGGCATTCCGGTGAAGTCAGAAACTGCAGTTTGAAAATTAAGCAAAGCCTCTAACCGACCCTGAGAAATTTCGGCCTGATAGGGTGTATAGGATGTATACCACGAAGGATTTTCGAATATATTTCGCTGTATTACGGCAGGTAGACAGGTATCATACCAGCCTTGTCCGATATACGAAGTGAAGAGTTTGTTTTTCGATGCAATATCGGCAATATGTTCTGCATATTGGCGCTCGGTAAGCGGTTCAGGCAGTACTATTGCTTCTTTTAACCGGATAGAAGCGGGTATTGTTTGATCGATTAGCTCATCGATACTTTTTGCTCCAACAGCTTGAAGCATAAATGCTTCATCTTGTTCAGAAACGCCTATGTGGCGGGCTTTCAACAAGTCTTTCATAAGGGATATTTTTTTTGTTTTTGTGCCCCAAAAGTAGTTTTTTCTTTTCGGAAAATAGCTAAGAATCAGCTAAAAGATTTCAACATTAAGAGAGTTTTCGTGTCAAATTTCAAGTTGAAAGATTTCTGTTGTATTATTTATAAATAGTAGATAAAAACACTTGTTTTTATTCATTTTCTAATGTGCATATAAACCAATTGAATAATAAATTGTTTATTAAGATGTGAATTCAAACCATATTAGTGCCACAAATTTTCTTTAGGATTAAAGTTAAGAGTCATGCTTCGAGATATCAGAAAACAATATTTTTTTTCTTCGTTAGATGAGAGTAATGTGTTGCCTAATCCATTTGACCAGTTTGAAACATGGCTTCAGGATGCCATAGAAAGTGATCAGTTGGAACCTACTGCTATGATTCTTTCCACAGTTGATGAACACTTACAATCCCATTCGAGGGTGGTTTTACTCAAGGAACTTACGCTTGAAACTTTTATATTTTATACCAACTACGAAGGTCATAAAGCTCAACAAATGGCTTTAAATAACAGAGTTTCATTGGTCTTTTTTTGGCCTGCACTCGAAAGACAGGTTCGGGTTGAAGGTGTAGTGGAGAAAATCAGTGAGGTGCTATCCACTTCGTATTTTAAATCCCGTCCTGTGGACAGTCAGCTGGGTGCATGGGCTTCTCCACAAAGTCAACTTATCCGTTCAAAAGATTTTTTAGAAAAACAGTTTCAGTATTATCAGCAAAAATTTGGTAAAGAGATACCTAAGCCGCCGCATTGGGGTGGGTATGCTGTAAAACCAACAGCCATTGAATTTTGGCAAGGCAGACCGAACCGGTTGCATGATCGGTTGTTGTTTACCAGGGAAGCTGATGAATGGAAAATCTCACGGTTGGCACCGTAATTAGTTGGCAATTGATAGTTGATAATTGATAATTGTCTTTATAATCAGTGGTTTAGGATTTGAATTTCAGATTCTGATACATTTAGAGTATCTTTGTCACAAATTCTGTCAACTATCAACTGTCAACTATCAACTGCAATAATGACTTTTACCGACTTTAATATTAACTCACCGCTTCTCAATGCCCTTTCAGACTTGGGATTGACTCAACCTACCACGATTCAGGAAAAAGCTTATCCAGTAATT contains:
- the pdxH gene encoding pyridoxamine 5'-phosphate oxidase, whose product is MLRDIRKQYFFSSLDESNVLPNPFDQFETWLQDAIESDQLEPTAMILSTVDEHLQSHSRVVLLKELTLETFIFYTNYEGHKAQQMALNNRVSLVFFWPALERQVRVEGVVEKISEVLSTSYFKSRPVDSQLGAWASPQSQLIRSKDFLEKQFQYYQQKFGKEIPKPPHWGGYAVKPTAIEFWQGRPNRLHDRLLFTREADEWKISRLAP
- the gcvP gene encoding aminomethyl-transferring glycine dehydrogenase — encoded protein: MKDLLKARHIGVSEQDEAFMLQAVGAKSIDELIDQTIPASIRLKEAIVLPEPLTERQYAEHIADIASKNKLFTSYIGQGWYDTCLPAVIQRNIFENPSWYTSYTPYQAEISQGRLEALLNFQTAVSDFTGMPLANASLLDEATAAAEAATMMLNLRSREQVKNEANILFVDQATFPSVLAVLRTRAEAQGIKLEIGDFSTYKFTSKNFGAIVQYPNANGNIENYSDFVAEAHAIGAKVAVDADILSLALLTPPGEWGADIVFGSTQRWGIPMGFGGPSAAYFATRDEFKRDMPGRIIGISKDANGKTALRMALQTREQHIKREKATSNICTAQALLASMAGMYTVYHGAEGIKAISQRIHAIATYINEILPVYGYTQENESFFDTLKISLPEEVSVEDLKAIALDYEVNFRYFETGEIGISFDETTDIDDVNTLIEIFATSVNNAAVYASEEDLENLRSFDESFERSTPYLTNEVFNLYRSETEMMRYIKKLERRDISLTHSMISLGSCTMKLNAASEMLPMSRPEFGGIHPLAPADQTEGYNEMISELEKYLTSITGFAACSLQPNSGAAGEYTGLMVIREHFKSKGETQRDTLLIPASAHGTNPASAAQAGFKIVVVKCDEGGNTDWNDWKEKAEANKDRLAGCMITYPSTHGIFEERIKDMCEAIHANGGQVYMDGANMNAQVGLTNPGTIGADVCHLNLHKTFAIPHGGGGPGVGPICVAEHLAAFLPSKTYGKNTVSAAPYGSASVTAITYGYIRMMGEAGLTHSTKIAILNANYLAARLKDSYGVLYTGENGRVGHELILEARNFKATSGVTETDIAKRLMDYGFHAPTLSFPVHGTLMIEPTESESLAELNRFADAMLQIFDEIKEVENGTADKTDNVLLNSPHPEYSIVSDEWNHSYSRTKAAYPTAWVAENKFWVNVARVDNAYGDRNLICTCQAISTEE